The Thalassospira sp. TSL5-1 sequence TATTTTCCTGAATGCCCAGCATCATCTGGAAAAGTTTTATGGTGCCCTTGGCTTCGTTCAGGAAGGGGAACCGTTTGACGAGGACGGTATTCCCCATATTTCCATGCGCCGCCCGGCAGCCTGAACATTCACGCTGCCCGGCAAAGGGTTAGCGTAGCCCGACAGTCGCCATGCCGGTGAAAAATTCAAGCTGCCAAAGCATGTCGTCCTCGCTTAGGGGGTAAGCATTGCCTGAACGCGGGTTAAGGGCCTGCCCCGGCGGAACATGCCCCAGCTTGACCTGTATTTTTACCGCAAGGTCGGCTGGCAACCCGGCCTTCCAAGCCAGCGAAACCACCCCCTTGGCGGAATGGGTGTTGAGCACCTTTGCAACTGCTTCAGGTGGGATGCCAGCCCGCACGGCAAGGGCGGCACGGGCAAATTTGACATCGTTTTCCGTCATGGCGCTGGCAATGTGGGCATCGGTCAGCTTGCCTTTGGCATGCAGGTCGATAGCCATTTGATAGGCCTCGTCCTGGGTCATGCCGGATTGATCATCATCCGGTGCGGCATTTTTTTTGTCGGCGGATTTTTTGTTGGTGTTCTTTTCGTCTTTGACAGGATGTTCGGTAAATTCTCCGGCCTCGATCCGTCGTTCGACAACCTTGCGCACCAGGGCAAGCTGGTCATCTTTCAGGTCTTTGCGCCGTTCCAAAACCGAAATCAGGTTCTGTGCGACAAAGCGCGCCAGTTTACCCGCGGCCGAGGGGCCAAGTTTCGGGCGTTTTACCAAAGGTTCATGCCATTCTTCAATGTCCGGGGCGCGATCAATAAGCTGATCAAGGGTTTCTTCGCGAATCTGGGCGGAACGGTTGCCTAAAAGATGCGAAATGGCATCCTTATCAGTTGATGCGGCAATGGCATCGGACAGCCGTTCGTTCAGGTTCCGGCGTTGGGAAACAAAGCTTAGCGCGCCAGACCCGGTATTGTTTTCAATAATTTCCAGCAGGTCCATTTCGCTCAGGACCGGGGAATATTGCAAAATCGGCCCACAAA is a genomic window containing:
- a CDS encoding DUF2336 domain-containing protein — translated: MKGFLQRVFTRRKETPISYEEAKNMAASPAANVRGTLAQRHDTRPEILYFLANDADASVRRRVAENEATPVQADLLLTDDKDDDVRGTLAQKIANLADGLTDNETDKLRRMTYQALEKLARDQAIQVRQVIAETLKEFIQAPQPIIAKLARDTETVVCGPILQYSPVLSEMDLLEIIENNTGSGALSFVSQRRNLNERLSDAIAASTDKDAISHLLGNRSAQIREETLDQLIDRAPDIEEWHEPLVKRPKLGPSAAGKLARFVAQNLISVLERRKDLKDDQLALVRKVVERRIEAGEFTEHPVKDEKNTNKKSADKKNAAPDDDQSGMTQDEAYQMAIDLHAKGKLTDAHIASAMTENDVKFARAALAVRAGIPPEAVAKVLNTHSAKGVVSLAWKAGLPADLAVKIQVKLGHVPPGQALNPRSGNAYPLSEDDMLWQLEFFTGMATVGLR